The following proteins are encoded in a genomic region of Montipora foliosa isolate CH-2021 chromosome 8, ASM3666993v2, whole genome shotgun sequence:
- the LOC137967712 gene encoding sperm-associated microtubule inner protein 4-like: MALDVNYLSKLQYDLYPEKHGYDKLSRNFQSAPVHDPSRFSRITTYPDRYSRHLEQADIHVKCPWGRARSYAGEAPVSLPSDHRPKWEPPPLLQKGHRHYGSGASPHPRGVPLQQFYNLTQLKKSKVRWNDELMPRPTTANVQGGQIVLPFPKESPMSSHMSRQAMFPKPEQSLSPAPPPVILNKAMGSFGRREIITPVINSRTAAPPKHQAQPVQLQDNWFSKHEVTSQFNRLHPSTTPTIRLNIQRRRRADWQLVQ, from the exons ATGGCACTGGATGTGAACTATCTCTCCAAGTTGCAGTATGATCTCTACCCTGAAAAGCATGGATACGATAAACTCTCAAGAAATTTTCAGTCAGCGCCTGTTCACGATCCATCACGATTTAGTCGCATAACAACGTATCCAGATCG ATACTCACGCCACCTTGAACAAGCCGACATCCATGTCAAATGTCCCTGGGGACGTGCCCGTAGCTATGCTGGTGAGGCACCCGTTTCTCTTCCTTCCGATCATCGACCAAAGTGGGAGCCACCACCCCTCTTGCAGAAAGGACACAGACATTATGGCAGTGGTGCATCTCCTCACCCAAG AGGTGTACCACTACAACAGTTTTACAACTTGACACAACTTAAGAAAAGTAAAGTCAGATGGAATGATGAACT CATGCCGCGACCCACGACAGCAAATGTGCA AGGTGGTCAAATAGTTCTTCCTTTTCCAAAAGAGTCGCCAATGAGTTCACATATGTCCCGTCAAGCTATGTTTCCCAAACCAGAACAGAGTTTGTCACCAGCCCCTCCACCTGTCATTTTAAACAAAGCAATGGGTAGCTTTGGTCGCCGGGAAATCATCACTCCTGTGATAAATTCAAGAACAGCAGCACCTCCCAAACACCAAGCTCAACCAGTACAA ctGCAAGATAATTGGTTCTCAAAGCACGAAGTCACAAGCCAGTTCAACAGACTTCACCCCAGTACTACCCCGACCATTCGCCTGAACATTCAGAGGCGGCGGCGTGCAGACTGGCAACTAGTTCAATGA